The Anabaena sp. WA102 genome contains a region encoding:
- the asnB gene encoding asparagine synthase (glutamine-hydrolyzing), translated as MCGITGFFTNEKQLSSEEIGNIVENMCQSLIHRGPDDGGIWIDEEVGIALGHRRLSIVDLSPEGHQPMISANGRYVIVFNGEVYNFPELRKQLQSLGYNFRGHSDTEVMLASFCEWGVIEATKRFNGMFAFVLWDKAERILHLGRDRIGEKPLYYGWCGDTFIFASELKAFKAHPDFQREINRDALALFLRFSYIPAPYSIYKGIYKLPPGTLLSWNGSRTHPQPVAYWSAKIVAESGVAYPFTGSENEAIVNLEELLKDAVGMRMLADVPLGAFLSGGIDSSIVVALMQAQSHQPVKTFSIGFYEDAYNEAQYAKAVAQHLGTDHTEFYVTANEALAVIPKLPSLYDEPFSDSSQIPTFLVSQLARNHVTVSLSGDAGDELFAGYNRYFWGRSIWQKIGWIPKTVRHSTAKALTSVSPQTWNQGFASVDAMLPTKLKVEASGYKLHKLASILAVPNPDIMYAGLVSHWQASEEVVIGSSELSTVLNERNLSDSLPDFTERMMYLDLISYLPDDILVKVDRASMGVSLESRIPFLDHRVVEFAWQIPLSMKIRGNQGKWLLRQLLYKYVPKELIERPKMGFGIPIDSWLRGPLREWAEDLLNESRLRQEGYFNPQPIRQKWDEHQSGKFNWQYYLWDVLMFQAWLAENQLGLAE; from the coding sequence ATGTGTGGAATAACTGGTTTTTTTACCAATGAAAAACAACTATCTAGTGAAGAAATTGGCAATATAGTCGAAAATATGTGCCAATCTCTGATTCATCGTGGTCCTGATGATGGTGGAATTTGGATTGATGAAGAGGTGGGGATAGCTCTAGGACACAGACGATTATCTATAGTAGATTTATCACCAGAAGGACATCAACCGATGATCTCTGCTAATGGTCGCTATGTAATTGTGTTCAATGGTGAAGTTTATAATTTTCCGGAATTAAGAAAGCAGTTACAAAGCCTTGGATATAACTTTAGAGGTCATTCTGATACGGAAGTAATGTTAGCTAGTTTTTGCGAATGGGGGGTTATAGAAGCAACCAAACGATTTAATGGGATGTTTGCGTTTGTATTGTGGGACAAAGCAGAACGCATTTTACATTTGGGACGCGATCGCATTGGTGAAAAGCCTTTATATTATGGTTGGTGTGGTGATACTTTTATATTTGCTTCGGAATTAAAAGCTTTTAAAGCCCATCCTGATTTTCAGCGAGAAATTAACCGCGATGCTTTGGCTTTATTCCTGCGTTTTTCCTATATTCCTGCCCCTTATTCCATCTATAAAGGTATCTATAAATTACCCCCTGGGACTCTCCTCAGTTGGAATGGGAGTAGAACTCACCCCCAACCAGTGGCCTATTGGTCGGCAAAAATTGTAGCAGAATCAGGTGTTGCTTATCCCTTCACAGGCTCAGAGAATGAAGCTATAGTAAACCTGGAGGAATTATTAAAAGATGCAGTGGGAATGCGAATGCTGGCAGATGTGCCTTTGGGTGCATTCCTATCTGGGGGAATTGACTCCTCTATAGTTGTAGCTCTCATGCAAGCTCAAAGCCATCAACCTGTAAAAACCTTTAGTATTGGTTTTTATGAAGATGCTTACAATGAGGCTCAATATGCTAAAGCTGTAGCCCAGCATTTGGGTACAGACCATACAGAATTTTATGTAACGGCAAATGAAGCACTAGCAGTTATACCCAAACTACCCAGTTTATATGACGAGCCGTTTTCTGATTCTTCCCAAATTCCCACATTTTTAGTATCTCAACTTGCTAGAAATCATGTGACTGTCAGCCTTTCAGGTGATGCAGGTGATGAATTGTTTGCTGGATATAATCGCTATTTTTGGGGACGTAGTATTTGGCAGAAAATAGGCTGGATACCGAAAACAGTTCGTCATTCCACCGCAAAAGCTTTAACAAGTGTTTCCCCCCAAACTTGGAATCAAGGTTTTGCATCTGTAGATGCCATGTTGCCTACAAAGCTTAAAGTAGAAGCTTCCGGTTATAAATTACATAAGTTAGCAAGCATTTTAGCAGTTCCCAACCCCGATATTATGTATGCGGGTTTAGTATCCCATTGGCAAGCGTCAGAGGAAGTTGTTATTGGTAGTTCTGAACTTAGCACAGTTTTGAATGAGCGCAATTTGTCGGACAGCCTACCAGATTTCACAGAACGTATGATGTACTTGGATTTAATCAGCTACTTACCAGATGACATCTTGGTGAAAGTAGATCGTGCCAGCATGGGTGTGAGTCTAGAAAGTCGCATACCTTTTCTAGACCATCGGGTTGTAGAATTTGCTTGGCAAATCCCCTTATCCATGAAAATACGTGGTAATCAAGGGAAGTGGTTATTACGCCAGCTTTTGTATAAATACGTACCCAAAGAATTAATCGAGCGTCCCAAAATGGGCTTTGGTATTCCCATTGATAGCTGGTTGCGTGGACCATTACGAGAATGGGCAGAAGATTTGTTGAATGAGTCTCGATTGAGACAAGAAGGCTATTTCAATCCTCAACCAATTCGGCAAAAGTGGGATGAACACCAAAGTGGCAAATTCAACTGGCAATATTATCTTTGGGATGTACTGATGTTCCAAGCTTGGTTAGCTGAAAACCAATTAGGGCTTGCTGAATAA
- a CDS encoding nucleotide sugar dehydrogenase, producing the protein MNNIAVIGLGYVGLPVALAIAKKFPNTVGFDINQEKITALNQGIDFTGEVTSDELKNTSLNITCDPIDLADCNFFIVAVPTPIDDNRVPDLTPLIKASETIGKVLKKGDVVVYESTVYPGVTEEVCGAVLARVSDLQQGIDFKLGYSPERINPGDKTHTLEKIVKVVAGEDPETLEQIANVYGAVVDAGVYRAQSIKVAEAAKVIENTQRDLNIALMNELAIICDRLNIRTRDVLAAAGTKWNFLPFTPGLVGGHCIGVDPYYLTAKAQQVGYYPQVILAGRRINDNMGQFLGSRLVKLLVEANVTIKNARVGILGLTFKENVPDLRNSRIPDIIHELQQFGIDPLVHDSLAENSHAVHEYGIQLSDWKELTYLDALILAVPHQEYLEMPAERLFAHIRPGGIFMDIKSIFEPADIPANINYWSL; encoded by the coding sequence ATGAATAATATCGCAGTCATTGGTCTTGGCTACGTTGGGTTACCTGTGGCTTTAGCAATTGCAAAAAAATTTCCCAATACAGTTGGGTTTGATATTAATCAAGAGAAAATTACCGCATTAAATCAAGGCATAGATTTTACAGGAGAAGTTACTAGTGATGAACTCAAAAATACATCTCTCAATATTACTTGTGATCCAATTGATTTAGCTGATTGCAACTTCTTTATTGTTGCAGTCCCCACGCCAATTGATGATAACCGTGTTCCTGATTTGACTCCATTGATTAAAGCTTCGGAAACTATTGGTAAAGTTCTTAAAAAAGGTGATGTAGTAGTTTATGAATCCACTGTTTATCCAGGAGTCACCGAAGAAGTTTGTGGTGCTGTTCTAGCACGGGTATCTGATTTACAACAGGGTATTGATTTCAAATTGGGCTACTCACCCGAACGAATTAACCCAGGTGATAAAACACATACCTTAGAAAAAATTGTTAAAGTAGTCGCAGGTGAAGACCCGGAAACATTAGAACAAATCGCTAATGTATATGGTGCTGTTGTTGACGCTGGTGTTTACCGCGCCCAATCAATTAAAGTAGCTGAAGCGGCAAAAGTCATTGAAAATACCCAACGGGATCTTAACATTGCTTTGATGAACGAACTAGCGATAATTTGCGATCGCCTGAATATTCGCACCCGTGATGTCTTAGCGGCTGCGGGGACAAAGTGGAATTTTCTACCCTTCACTCCAGGTCTTGTCGGGGGTCACTGCATCGGTGTAGACCCTTACTATCTCACAGCCAAAGCCCAACAAGTTGGCTATTATCCCCAGGTAATTCTCGCGGGACGACGGATTAACGACAACATGGGTCAATTCTTGGGTAGTCGGTTGGTGAAACTGCTTGTAGAAGCCAATGTGACCATCAAAAATGCGCGAGTGGGGATTTTGGGACTTACCTTTAAAGAAAATGTCCCAGATTTAAGAAATAGTCGCATTCCGGATATCATTCATGAATTGCAACAATTTGGGATTGACCCCCTAGTACATGACTCTTTAGCCGAAAATAGTCATGCAGTACATGAATATGGTATTCAATTATCTGATTGGAAAGAACTTACATATCTTGATGCCCTAATTTTAGCAGTTCCCCATCAAGAATATTTAGAAATGCCAGCAGAGAGACTATTTGCTCACATTCGTCCAGGTGGAATCTTCATGGATATCAAATCAATATTTGAACCTGCGGATATACCAGCAAATATTAATTATTGGAGTTTATAA
- a CDS encoding glycosyl hydrolase family 28-related protein, with the protein MLIYQKLAKMFFRKFRFWLFWSLLSLLIIQSLHFSQSVTISKPQVYFLKSQSITSKNTSNANVSGNKLHTMQILDNDIKNIVSVKRFGAKGNGVNDDTKAIQTAIDTVYQQGGGVILFPEGVYIVTSVILKDNITYQGYGATIKRPDKQGKWTRTFTTNYSSQKNSQPLIIQGFTFDGNSQNQGHYKKYELEQAHLIFLTADPELPGKLQVFIEDCNFKNGVADGISVYTNVDVKMNNCQAIDVFRGGFVLTGGNSSAEVYNLTTQGKIDPTGIDIEVDGRGYGETLKVDVKLENLNLIDGDFDIAVDEGSTVIGNNIISGNAPFYIFSLNSTMKFTNSQFKIGAADTYMNRILFPHNVTFENCQFTITRKLTGEQYDFFAGADIWWQHPSFSNQTNQRLVFDNCDFNIDKNIQKTDQVYAIYLREDQEVNNNRLIVRGGNISKDFLVPILRE; encoded by the coding sequence ATGTTGATTTATCAAAAATTAGCTAAGATGTTTTTCCGCAAATTTCGTTTTTGGTTATTTTGGAGTTTATTAAGCTTACTGATTATACAATCTCTCCACTTTAGCCAATCAGTTACCATATCGAAACCTCAAGTTTATTTCCTAAAGAGTCAATCTATAACCTCTAAAAATACATCTAATGCCAATGTGTCCGGCAATAAATTACATACCATGCAAATATTAGATAATGACATAAAAAACATTGTATCTGTTAAAAGATTTGGTGCTAAAGGTAATGGTGTTAATGACGATACTAAGGCAATTCAAACAGCAATAGATACAGTGTATCAGCAAGGAGGAGGAGTAATATTATTCCCTGAAGGCGTTTATATAGTAACGTCTGTAATTCTCAAAGATAACATTACTTATCAAGGATATGGAGCAACTATTAAACGACCAGATAAACAAGGAAAGTGGACTCGAACTTTCACTACTAATTATAGTAGTCAGAAGAATTCTCAACCTTTAATTATTCAAGGGTTTACCTTTGATGGTAATAGCCAAAATCAAGGTCATTATAAAAAATATGAATTAGAACAAGCGCATCTGATATTCTTGACTGCTGACCCTGAACTTCCTGGTAAATTGCAAGTATTTATTGAAGATTGCAATTTTAAAAATGGGGTTGCTGATGGAATCTCTGTATATACAAATGTTGATGTTAAAATGAATAATTGTCAAGCTATTGATGTATTTCGAGGTGGGTTTGTCTTAACTGGTGGAAATTCTTCGGCTGAAGTTTATAATCTGACTACACAAGGCAAAATTGATCCGACCGGAATTGATATTGAAGTTGATGGACGAGGTTATGGAGAAACATTAAAGGTAGATGTTAAACTTGAAAACCTAAACCTAATTGATGGGGATTTTGATATTGCTGTTGATGAAGGTTCTACAGTCATTGGGAATAATATCATTTCTGGCAATGCACCTTTTTATATTTTTAGCTTGAATTCAACAATGAAATTTACGAATTCTCAATTTAAAATTGGTGCAGCGGATACTTACATGAACAGGATTTTATTTCCTCATAATGTTACATTTGAAAATTGTCAATTCACTATCACGAGAAAATTAACAGGCGAACAATACGATTTTTTTGCTGGTGCTGATATTTGGTGGCAACACCCTAGCTTTTCTAATCAAACTAACCAGCGACTGGTATTTGATAATTGTGACTTCAACATAGATAAAAATATTCAGAAAACTGATCAAGTTTATGCAATATATCTCCGCGAAGATCAAGAAGTAAACAACAATCGTTTAATTGTCCGTGGGGGCAATATTTCCAAAGATTTTTTAGTTCCTATTCTTAGGGAATAG
- a CDS encoding O-antigen ligase family protein, whose product MKNTNLELIWLVTGIILTTATQLRFPGIPIGIGEIILFIWIIFVLVKLLTNKCLLITPIVKLIYSFWGVGFISLTLGLSIADSLNLKSSAWHHDYFAFGFSFIFSLCLANSYFFYLEIKKMIDYVISFSLLALLTLFLFPSFIPFLTSWYGGVRFLGWSQNPNQLALFLTVIPFFTFYLFRSSSQFFSKSKFIFLIVICFILGTATQSDALFFGWIIGFTLIIFLELYLLIDKNLVLKKNIKLEMQGLIRAIMGISAAIIILILAEFSYQQLYSNTANVYDQGNQGSVRVTLWKNGITAISSSPLFGLGPGAHSGETRPFLDEEAHNTFIDWGSSSGIVGIIAYISLLGWIGWQAWKKQSFIMFAAVICLTIFSCFHYVLRQPIFWFYLLSINSLTNQTSKTKSQIYKNQRKIINV is encoded by the coding sequence ATGAAAAATACAAACTTAGAATTAATTTGGTTAGTAACTGGAATCATACTTACAACTGCAACTCAACTCAGATTCCCTGGAATTCCGATTGGCATTGGCGAAATTATTTTATTTATTTGGATAATATTCGTTCTTGTTAAACTTTTAACTAATAAATGTCTATTGATTACACCAATTGTAAAATTAATTTACTCGTTTTGGGGAGTTGGATTTATTTCTCTTACCTTGGGTTTGTCAATTGCAGACTCACTAAATTTAAAAAGTAGCGCATGGCATCATGATTATTTTGCTTTTGGCTTTTCATTTATTTTTTCACTATGTTTAGCTAATTCTTATTTTTTTTATTTGGAAATAAAGAAAATGATTGATTATGTGATTTCTTTCTCATTATTAGCTTTGTTGACTTTATTTTTATTTCCTTCTTTTATACCTTTTTTAACTTCTTGGTATGGAGGAGTCAGATTTCTAGGTTGGTCTCAAAACCCCAACCAATTAGCTTTATTTTTAACGGTAATACCATTTTTTACTTTCTATCTTTTCAGAAGTAGTAGTCAATTTTTTTCAAAATCAAAATTTATATTTTTAATAGTTATTTGCTTTATTTTAGGTACAGCTACACAGTCTGATGCCCTATTCTTTGGATGGATAATTGGATTTACTTTAATTATATTTCTAGAATTATATTTATTAATTGACAAAAATCTTGTGCTTAAAAAAAATATTAAATTAGAAATGCAAGGACTTATTCGAGCTATTATGGGTATATCAGCAGCTATTATTATATTAATATTGGCGGAATTTAGCTATCAACAACTATATAGTAATACTGCCAATGTATATGATCAGGGTAATCAAGGAAGCGTCAGAGTGACATTATGGAAAAATGGCATCACTGCAATCTCTTCTTCCCCTTTATTTGGTCTTGGTCCTGGCGCCCATTCAGGTGAGACTAGACCTTTTTTAGATGAGGAAGCACACAATACGTTTATAGATTGGGGTAGTAGTTCTGGAATTGTGGGAATAATAGCCTATATTTCATTACTAGGATGGATAGGTTGGCAAGCATGGAAAAAGCAATCATTTATCATGTTCGCAGCCGTTATATGCTTAACGATATTTAGTTGCTTTCACTATGTATTACGACAGCCAATTTTTTGGTTTTATTTACTATCTATAAACTCTTTAACTAACCAGACTTCCAAAACTAAATCTCAAATTTATAAAAATCAGAGGAAAATAATAAATGTGTGA
- a CDS encoding DUF362 domain-containing protein: protein MRTKSSHPKHTRRNILRVAGLFAGAAIVPPILHSLKTLGVSPASLLHTLKTSRYILDAANAKNVQAMKVLPLPKPTGISKVALVHTEDRVSGTQRILDLLQPGGMEGKSIFLKPNYNTADPAPASTDTKLLATLVEKLQKAGVGQITIGDRSGMAQTREAMKLKGVFQLADRYGVEVIVFDEMSTEQWQYFSPSGTHWQQGFAFARPVLQAGAVINTCCLKTHRGAHYTLALKNTVGMVAKYVPGDPFNYMGDLHRSPYMQQMIAEINAVYRPSLVLIDGVEAFVSGGPDAGKKVAANVMLASTDPIAIDVIALAMLRSLGTTNEVMQGSIWKLEQIRTAVALGLGASSPEQIELVTADRTSQKIADQIRPYILG, encoded by the coding sequence ATGCGTACTAAATCTTCTCACCCCAAGCACACAAGACGGAATATTCTCCGAGTAGCTGGACTTTTTGCGGGAGCAGCAATTGTTCCTCCTATTCTTCACAGTCTCAAAACCCTGGGTGTTTCCCCCGCATCCCTTCTTCATACCCTGAAAACATCTAGATATATTCTGGATGCTGCCAATGCCAAGAACGTTCAGGCAATGAAAGTGTTGCCATTACCCAAACCTACAGGGATCAGCAAAGTTGCATTGGTTCACACTGAAGATCGGGTATCGGGAACTCAACGAATACTTGATTTGTTGCAGCCAGGGGGGATGGAGGGAAAAAGCATTTTTCTGAAGCCCAACTATAATACTGCCGATCCAGCTCCAGCATCAACAGATACAAAATTGTTAGCAACTTTGGTAGAAAAACTCCAAAAAGCTGGAGTAGGGCAAATTACCATAGGCGATCGCTCAGGAATGGCGCAGACTCGTGAGGCCATGAAGCTTAAAGGAGTATTTCAACTTGCAGATCGCTATGGGGTGGAAGTCATTGTTTTTGATGAAATGTCTACTGAACAATGGCAATACTTTTCCCCATCGGGAACTCACTGGCAACAAGGTTTCGCTTTTGCCCGACCAGTTCTCCAAGCGGGAGCAGTGATCAATACCTGTTGTCTAAAAACTCATCGAGGAGCGCACTATACACTGGCATTAAAAAATACTGTAGGCATGGTAGCTAAGTATGTTCCGGGTGATCCATTTAACTATATGGGTGACTTGCATCGTTCACCGTATATGCAGCAAATGATCGCGGAAATTAATGCAGTTTATCGGCCTAGTCTGGTGTTAATAGATGGTGTGGAAGCCTTTGTGTCAGGGGGACCAGATGCCGGCAAGAAAGTGGCGGCAAATGTCATGTTGGCAAGTACAGATCCCATAGCCATTGATGTCATTGCGTTGGCAATGTTGCGTTCACTGGGAACAACAAATGAGGTAATGCAAGGATCTATTTGGAAATTAGAACAGATTCGCACAGCAGTGGCCTTGGGTTTGGGGGCATCTAGTCCAGAACAAATTGAATTAGTTACTGCTGATCGCACCAGTCAAAAAATTGCGGATCAGATTCGTCCATACATACTGGGATGA
- a CDS encoding sugar transferase, whose translation MIKGNFKVWKAINFSQFIKYLLDRIIAAIALIILAPLMLMIAIAIYLRMGQPIFFIQPRPGKDARIFNFYKFRTMTNDHDVNGNFLPDEKRLTTLGKFLRQTSLDELPQLWNIAKGDMSFVGPRPLLVKYLDRYTPEQARRQEVKPGITGLAQVRGRNSLSWEEKFNLDIFYINNWSLLLDLQIIFLTVWTVIKQQGISQDNHATMEEFMGDQTVHDYQHKQDIIGG comes from the coding sequence ATGATCAAGGGAAATTTTAAGGTTTGGAAAGCAATCAATTTTAGTCAGTTTATTAAATATTTATTGGATAGAATAATAGCAGCAATCGCCTTAATTATTTTAGCTCCTTTAATGCTAATGATTGCGATCGCTATTTATTTACGGATGGGGCAGCCAATTTTCTTTATCCAACCCCGTCCAGGTAAAGATGCGCGAATTTTCAACTTTTATAAATTCCGCACTATGACCAATGATCATGATGTCAATGGTAATTTTCTACCTGATGAAAAACGTCTCACAACTTTGGGTAAATTTTTGCGGCAAACAAGTCTTGACGAACTTCCTCAACTGTGGAATATTGCTAAAGGAGACATGAGTTTTGTCGGACCACGCCCATTATTAGTCAAATATCTTGACCGTTATACCCCAGAACAAGCAAGACGGCAAGAAGTCAAGCCAGGGATTACAGGTTTAGCTCAAGTTCGAGGTCGAAATTCTCTGAGTTGGGAAGAAAAATTTAACCTAGATATTTTCTATATCAACAATTGGAGTTTATTACTAGACTTACAAATAATTTTCCTCACTGTTTGGACAGTCATTAAACAACAAGGAATCAGTCAAGATAATCATGCAACGATGGAAGAATTTATGGGAGATCAAACCGTTCATGACTATCAGCACAAACAAGATATTATTGGAGGATAA
- a CDS encoding acetyltransferase yields the protein MAKVVIFGTSEIAEIAHFYLSRDSEHEVVGFTVDEAYLKTESFYNLPVVPYEKLEKYYSPDEYKLFIAISYQQVNKLRAEKYLNAKNRGYSFISYISSQAFYYGKSVGENCFIMENNVIQPFASIGNNCLLLGVNSIAHHCIINDHCFLTSNVVLGGGVNIGEYTFLGLNTTIRNYINIGKENIIGAGSIILSDTEDRAVYSPGETPKFEVPSDLVRI from the coding sequence ATGGCTAAAGTGGTTATTTTCGGAACTAGTGAAATTGCAGAAATAGCTCACTTTTATCTCAGCCGTGATTCTGAACATGAGGTAGTTGGCTTTACTGTTGATGAAGCTTATCTAAAAACAGAGAGTTTTTATAATTTACCAGTAGTCCCCTATGAAAAACTGGAAAAATATTATTCACCTGATGAGTATAAATTATTTATCGCCATTAGTTACCAACAAGTGAATAAATTACGGGCAGAAAAATATTTAAATGCCAAAAATAGAGGATATAGCTTTATTTCCTATATTAGTTCTCAGGCATTTTATTATGGTAAATCAGTGGGAGAAAACTGCTTTATCATGGAAAATAATGTTATTCAACCTTTTGCTTCCATTGGTAATAATTGTCTGCTTTTGGGTGTAAATTCTATCGCGCACCACTGTATAATTAATGATCATTGTTTTCTGACTTCTAATGTTGTGCTTGGTGGTGGAGTAAACATAGGAGAATATACTTTCCTTGGTTTGAATACTACGATTAGAAATTACATCAACATTGGCAAAGAAAATATTATTGGGGCAGGATCAATTATTCTCAGTGATACAGAAGACAGGGCTGTTTATTCCCCAGGAGAAACCCCAAAATTTGAAGTACCCAGCGACTTAGTACGTATTTGA
- a CDS encoding NAD-dependent epimerase, whose amino-acid sequence MAKILVTGAAGFIGFHLSQRLLERGDQVVGLDNLNDYYDVTLKKDRLEQLLANPNFSFHLLDLADREGIPKLFAQSSFDKVVNLAAQAGVRYSLKNPHAYVDSNLVGFVNILEGCRHTNVQHLVFASSSSVYGANTKTPFSVHDNVDHPVSLYAATKKANELMAHTYSSLYGLPASGLRFFTVYGPWGRPDMALFLFTKAILAGQPIDVFNYGKMRRDFTYIDDIVEGVIRVVDNVAASNPNWSGNAPDPATSYAPYKNYNIGNNQPVELMHFIETLENCLGMKAEKNLLPMQAGDVPATYADVDALVTDVGFKPNTSIEEGIERFVKWYRSYYQV is encoded by the coding sequence ATGGCGAAAATTTTAGTTACAGGTGCGGCTGGTTTTATTGGTTTTCACCTCAGCCAACGCTTACTAGAAAGAGGTGATCAAGTTGTAGGTTTAGATAACCTCAACGATTACTACGATGTTACCTTAAAAAAAGACAGATTAGAGCAACTTTTAGCGAACCCCAATTTTAGCTTTCATTTATTGGATTTAGCAGACCGAGAAGGCATCCCCAAATTATTCGCTCAATCTAGTTTTGATAAAGTCGTCAATTTAGCTGCCCAAGCCGGAGTCCGTTATTCATTAAAAAATCCCCATGCTTATGTAGATAGTAATCTAGTGGGATTTGTGAATATTCTCGAAGGTTGTCGGCATACCAACGTTCAACATTTAGTATTTGCTTCTTCCAGTTCAGTTTACGGTGCAAATACAAAAACTCCCTTCTCCGTTCACGACAATGTAGATCATCCCGTAAGTTTGTACGCAGCTACCAAAAAAGCCAACGAATTAATGGCACATACCTACAGTAGTTTGTATGGCTTGCCGGCTTCAGGATTGCGATTTTTTACAGTTTACGGTCCTTGGGGTCGTCCTGATATGGCATTATTTCTGTTTACCAAAGCAATTTTGGCAGGACAACCAATTGATGTTTTTAATTACGGGAAAATGAGGCGGGATTTTACGTATATTGATGACATTGTAGAAGGCGTAATTCGTGTTGTTGATAACGTGGCTGCATCAAATCCCAACTGGTCAGGAAATGCCCCAGATCCTGCCACAAGTTATGCCCCCTACAAAAATTATAATATCGGTAATAATCAGCCGGTGGAATTAATGCACTTTATCGAAACCTTAGAAAATTGCTTGGGAATGAAAGCAGAGAAAAATTTGCTCCCCATGCAAGCTGGTGATGTACCAGCAACCTATGCCGATGTTGATGCCTTAGTGACAGATGTGGGTTTTAAACCGAATACCTCAATTGAGGAGGGAATCGAGCGATTTGTGAAATGGTATCGGTCATATTACCAAGTTTAA
- a CDS encoding glycosyltransferase family 4 protein: protein MSQKIKLLHITTVPETFSFFRGQIAYMKARGYDIHALSSPGEAVEEVSSRENIPFHTVTMPRRITPLQDIVAIWQIWQQIRTIKPVIVHSHTPKGGLLGTIAAWLAQVPVRIYHIRGLPLMTATGYKRILLSWSEKVSCLLAHQVICVSHSLREVAISEGLCPQEKITVLGGGSSNGVDASDRFNPANLPPQTRKEVRQQYGIPDDAIVIGFVGRIVRDKGVEELVAAWKILRAEFPNLHLLLVGYFESQDPISAQTKEILQTDDSEALRRNRIHATGGKDHTPPLYAAMDVFTLPTYREGFPNVPLEAAAMKLPVVATKIPGCIDAVEDGVTGTLVPSHDGSALAEGIRHYVVNSELRQQHGLAGRERVLREFRQEDIWNALDQEYVRILKAQGLPISNLPRQIEEILM, encoded by the coding sequence ATGTCACAAAAAATTAAATTGCTGCACATTACCACCGTTCCCGAAACCTTTTCCTTTTTTCGTGGACAGATTGCTTATATGAAAGCACGAGGATATGATATTCATGCTCTATCCTCACCTGGAGAAGCTGTAGAAGAAGTTAGTTCCCGTGAAAATATACCATTCCACACGGTGACAATGCCCCGACGGATCACACCACTCCAGGATATTGTGGCTATTTGGCAAATTTGGCAACAAATCCGCACTATCAAGCCTGTGATAGTACATTCCCATACTCCTAAAGGTGGATTATTAGGAACTATTGCGGCTTGGTTAGCACAAGTACCTGTGAGAATTTATCATATTCGGGGATTGCCCTTAATGACAGCAACAGGATATAAACGCATCCTACTATCATGGAGTGAAAAGGTTTCCTGTTTACTGGCACATCAGGTGATTTGTGTGAGTCATTCCCTGCGAGAAGTGGCAATTAGTGAGGGTCTTTGTCCCCAGGAAAAGATTACCGTATTAGGTGGAGGAAGTAGTAATGGGGTGGATGCAAGCGATCGCTTTAATCCCGCTAATCTACCACCTCAGACCAGAAAAGAAGTTCGTCAACAATATGGTATTCCTGATGATGCCATTGTCATTGGCTTTGTCGGTCGGATTGTCCGCGATAAAGGTGTGGAAGAATTGGTTGCAGCTTGGAAAATTCTCCGCGCAGAGTTTCCCAATTTGCATTTACTCCTAGTTGGGTATTTTGAATCTCAAGACCCCATATCTGCTCAAACCAAGGAAATACTGCAAACTGACGATAGCGAAGCGCTCCGCAGGAATCGCATCCATGCAACGGGGGGCAAAGATCACACACCACCATTGTACGCGGCAATGGATGTGTTTACTTTACCAACTTATCGTGAAGGCTTTCCTAATGTCCCTCTGGAAGCTGCGGCCATGAAACTACCTGTAGTCGCCACCAAGATTCCTGGTTGCATAGATGCAGTTGAAGATGGAGTAACAGGGACACTTGTACCATCCCATGATGGGTCAGCTTTAGCCGAAGGAATTCGTCATTATGTGGTTAATTCCGAACTCCGACAACAACATGGTTTGGCTGGACGAGAGCGGGTTTTGCGAGAATTCCGCCAAGAAGATATTTGGAATGCGCTAGATCAGGAATATGTGCGAATTTTAAAAGCGCAGGGATTACCTATTTCTAATCTCCCTCGTCAGATAGAAGAAATATTGATGTAG